The following are encoded in a window of Bradyrhizobium guangdongense genomic DNA:
- the metC gene encoding cystathionine beta-lyase, protein MDSSHPLQQQAETRLVTSGRDTKAQKGFVNPPVFHGSTVLYPTAEDLHAHRGEFTYGRHGTPTTRAFQDTLMALEGPQCAGVGIVPSGLSAISTTLLSVLKTGDHLLVVDNIYRPSRNFCNGMLARYGVETTYFDPLIGAGIEKLFKPNTRAVLVEAPGSQSFEMPDIRAIAEVAHAKDALVIDDNTWATPLYHRSLEQGVDISMQAATKYIGGHSDIMFGTISANAKAWPQITEGIRLLGVCAGPDDVFLALRGLRTLSVRLAQHHRSGLDMARWLAARPEVARVLHPGLETDPGHAIWKRDFTGASGLFSIVLKPAPQQSVDTMLNTLKLFGMGFSWGGFESLAIPFDCDAYRTATKWAPGGPTLRLHIGLESVDDLKADLDRGFAALKAAM, encoded by the coding sequence ATGGATTCCTCGCACCCCCTCCAGCAGCAGGCCGAAACCCGGCTGGTCACCTCCGGCCGCGACACCAAGGCACAGAAGGGGTTCGTCAATCCGCCGGTGTTCCACGGCTCGACCGTGCTCTATCCGACCGCCGAGGACCTACATGCCCATCGCGGCGAGTTCACCTATGGCCGCCACGGCACCCCGACCACGCGCGCCTTCCAGGACACGCTGATGGCGCTGGAGGGCCCGCAATGCGCCGGCGTCGGCATCGTGCCGTCGGGGCTTTCGGCGATCTCCACCACCCTGCTCTCGGTGCTGAAGACCGGCGACCATCTTCTGGTCGTCGACAACATCTACCGGCCCTCACGCAATTTTTGCAACGGCATGCTCGCCCGCTACGGCGTCGAGACCACCTATTTCGATCCACTGATCGGTGCGGGCATCGAAAAGCTGTTCAAGCCCAACACCCGTGCCGTGCTGGTCGAGGCGCCGGGCTCGCAATCGTTCGAGATGCCTGATATTCGCGCCATCGCCGAGGTCGCGCATGCGAAGGACGCGCTCGTCATCGACGACAACACGTGGGCAACGCCGCTCTACCACCGCTCGCTGGAGCAAGGCGTCGACATCTCCATGCAGGCCGCCACCAAATATATCGGCGGCCATTCCGACATCATGTTCGGCACTATCTCGGCCAACGCCAAGGCCTGGCCGCAGATCACGGAAGGCATCCGCCTGCTCGGCGTCTGCGCCGGACCTGATGACGTCTTCCTGGCGCTGCGTGGCCTTCGCACGCTATCAGTGCGGCTCGCGCAGCATCATCGCTCCGGCCTCGACATGGCGCGCTGGCTCGCCGCCAGACCCGAGGTCGCGCGCGTGCTGCATCCGGGGCTCGAGACCGATCCGGGTCATGCGATCTGGAAGCGCGACTTCACCGGCGCCTCGGGCCTTTTCAGCATCGTGCTGAAGCCGGCTCCGCAGCAGTCCGTCGACACCATGCTCAACACGCTCAAGCTGTTCGGCATGGGCTTTTCCTGGGGCGGCTTCGAGAGCCTTGCGATTCCCTTCGACTGCGACGCCTATCGCACCGCGACCAAATGGGCGCCGGGCGGTCCGACACTGCGCCTTCACATCGGGCTCGAGAGCGTCGACGATCTCAAGGCCGATCTCGATCGCGGCTTCGCTGCCCTCAAAGCGGCAATGTGA
- a CDS encoding amino acid ABC transporter substrate-binding protein — translation MKRVTLALSLALAAGLSAQAADAQTLKTIKDRGMLSCGVSQGLPGFSSPDDKGNWTGIDVDLCRAIAAAVLNDPTKIKFVPLSAKDRFTALQSGEIDVLSRNTTWTVSRDTSLGANFTGVTYYDGQGFMVKKSLKVNSALELNSASVCVQTGTTTELNLADYFKANNMKYEVIAFGTIDEAIKAYESGRCDVFTDDSSGLYASRLKLTNPADHVVLPEIISKEPLGPMVRHGDDQWFDIVKWTLFAMVTAEELGITQKNVDEMAKSDKPELKRVLGTDGNLGEQLGLTKDWVIRIVKAVGNYGESFDRNVGAGSPLKISRGLNNLWTKGGLQYAPPIR, via the coding sequence ATGAAACGCGTAACCCTGGCTCTCTCTCTTGCTCTCGCCGCCGGCCTCTCTGCCCAGGCCGCCGACGCGCAAACGCTCAAGACCATCAAGGACCGCGGCATGCTGTCCTGCGGCGTCAGCCAGGGCCTGCCCGGCTTCTCCTCGCCCGACGACAAGGGCAACTGGACCGGTATCGATGTCGACCTCTGCCGCGCGATCGCGGCGGCGGTCTTGAACGATCCGACCAAGATCAAGTTCGTGCCGCTGTCGGCCAAGGACCGCTTCACGGCGCTGCAATCCGGCGAGATCGACGTCTTGTCGCGCAACACCACCTGGACGGTATCGCGCGACACCTCGCTCGGGGCCAATTTCACCGGCGTCACCTATTATGACGGGCAGGGCTTCATGGTGAAGAAGTCGCTCAAGGTCAATTCCGCGCTGGAGCTCAACAGCGCCTCAGTTTGCGTCCAGACCGGCACCACCACCGAGCTGAACCTCGCCGACTACTTCAAGGCCAACAACATGAAGTACGAGGTGATCGCGTTCGGCACGATCGACGAAGCGATCAAGGCCTACGAGTCCGGGCGCTGCGACGTTTTCACCGACGATTCATCCGGACTCTATGCCAGCCGCCTGAAGCTGACGAACCCTGCCGATCATGTCGTGCTCCCCGAGATCATTTCGAAGGAACCGCTGGGACCGATGGTGCGCCACGGCGACGATCAATGGTTCGACATCGTGAAATGGACGCTGTTCGCGATGGTCACGGCCGAGGAACTCGGTATCACCCAGAAGAACGTCGACGAGATGGCGAAGTCCGACAAGCCGGAGCTGAAGCGGGTGCTCGGCACCGACGGCAATCTCGGCGAACAGCTTGGCCTCACCAAGGACTGGGTGATCCGGATCGTGAAGGCGGTCGGCAATTACGGCGAGTCGTTCGATCGCAATGTCGGGGCCGGTTCGCCGCTCAAGATCAGCCGTGGTCTCAACAATCTCTGGACCAAGGGCGGCCTGCAATACGCGCCGCCGATCCGCTGA